Genomic DNA from Paramisgurnus dabryanus chromosome 11, PD_genome_1.1, whole genome shotgun sequence:
CGCAGgtaatatgtgttgctgtgCGTATCTGAGAAATGACTGAGACCTCCGGTGGACGAGTGGAGACTGGCTTCACTTCTCGAGTCTCCGTCTACACCCGGTTCAGCTGCTCCATCGGTCGGGCTGAGGAAGTTTACTACGCGGAATCTCCCTTTCGACTCCTCACCGGCGGAGGAGCGCGCTCCCTCTGTCACCGTTTCCACCTGAAATCGGCTCTGAGATGATCCACTCAACCTGAGCGCGGACTTCTGTCCTGATGGAGGAGACTGATCTGACATGATAACGATGATGGAGAATGCGAGGACGCGCAGGTAAATGTTCTTATGTCGCGTTCAGGGCATCCATCCGTTACTATAGCGACACTAGAGATGACCAGAGATCGCCAGCAGTTTCTAATGAGTCTGAACTGAGAGGTTGGACGTAAGGACACTCGTGACTGTTCAGCTGGCACACTTTGAAAAGAGCGTTTCAACTTCATGCACCAGATTCAGTCCTCGGTTCAAGGTCAAACATCGATTTGTGTTCTTTATTGAAATACAGAATAATTTAACTCCAAACATTAGcaatatttagttttacagaTGTAATAAAATAACTTTTCACATTTAAACCGGTTGATGTTGGTGAGGTTTTCGCGTGCGTCAGTGCGTAATTGCGCGCAGAATAAAGCGCTTGTTTGTTTCGCTTTATTTTTGATGATTTATTGCTCCGTCTCTAGTATTAATTGGTAGTTGCCTTTTTATTACCTCGTGTGTAAaagctctaaaaaaaaaacatgaaactcCACACAAAGTCTCAGGACGCATACTCATTCCAGATGAAGGAGAAAACAATAGTTGTTTGTGGAGACATTCGGTTGCATTAGCATATAACACAAGAAGCTCTTTCACAGCGTGACTCCTTACAATGCCAAACAGAAAGAGATCATCACACTCAAACAACAGCACAGACGAAAAATGtttcctttattttttatacatgACAATTATATATAAGTGCCATCAGTCCATAACAGAAGTTTTTCTCTCttacacatactgtattacACTCTTGTTGTTGCTTTGTGATGGATTGAATATTGTTTAAATGTTGCTCACAGGAATCCGAATACATCATCCCCAGTCCATTTATGACAAACGTTTCAAAACAGCCATAAACACACATCACACGTGAGCTTACAACCTGAACATGTAGGAAACAtcgatacacacacacacacgtttattcACTTTAAATGACCCTACAGCACATTCATATCAGCATCTAATAATCAAACTCAACTACTTGTGTTCTGTGTTGAGTTCATTTCATTATTGAGATCCAGACAAGCTATAAGTGAGGTTGTGAGAACAGCTTGTGTGTCTACCTGGATGTGGATGTAAAGCATTTAAACAATATTCTTCACATCAAGCCTGGCCATCACTGAACCTCCATAGATGTCATTCTGAAACACCTGAACTTCATAGTCATCACACATCAGACAGAGTCTCCAGCAGTTTCTGCAGATTTCTGTGAATCTAAAACAAACAGCGGTTTTAGTGTTTCTGCCTGTCAATCATAAGTTACTTTCACCTTGTCCTCTGACATTTCCTTATTAACATCTTTGGTCATTTTGCAAATGAATGACAGAAAATGTTGCTTTCAGTGAGCTTTTAAACTAAACAAGTTGTGTTTTGTGAATCTCTGAGAAACTCATCTTACGTAACAAACAGATGAGTTTGAATAAGAAGAAATGTTTGATTAAGAAAAGCAATTCAGAGACTTCACGTCACAAACAAACCTTTTCCAGCTTCAGCAGACTTGTAGAAATCACAGAGTAAATCTCTTTTGGATCTCCAGCAAACAGGCTTTGATATTCATCActggaataaaaaaaacataaacaaatgaaataaaactcgTCTACTCTGCACTTTATCTCTGCAGctcatgattttttttgtgtctTGTCAAATCAAAGATACAGCCAAAATAATCTAACAACATTTGGATTTTTACCCTTTATGAGGAAACTCCATTGAGACCAGCGAGGTCAGACGTTCCTCCAGAGACACAATCTTAAACGCCATAAAACATGAAGACAAAAGCAGGACACAAACCCTGAGAGAACAAAGCTCAGTGAGGTCAAACCCTGAACCCATCTGAATATCTCTGtacgtatgtgtgtgtgtgtgtgtgtgtgtgtgtgtgtgtgtgtgtgtgtgtgtgtgtgtgtgtgtgtgtgtgtgtgtgtgtgtgtagatgtTGTTGACTTACAGAGACAGATACACTAACACAAGTGTGTTAAATGAGAGTGAACCCGGTCTCAGTGTGCTCATGACCTCATCATCTGAAAGAAAAGTATCAATGAAAATCTGTCAATGCAATACAGCTGCTTGTGTTTATACTCCAGTGGTCATTGAGCTCATACTGTACATCTTTTACCTTTGCATGCTAGATTTGCGTTAGTGTCAGTTTGTTTTGCGTGAGAATCAGCGTCACCGTCCCGTTTAGATGCTTCAATAAAACCTTTAGAGCGTTTTGGAAAATCTGTGAAAATTGAGATGAAAAAAGTTTACGGTAGAATAAAGAGCCAATAACTACAGTAACGTGAAATCAAATACACACGTGGACTTTTGTCAAACTCTGGAGATTCTGGTGAGTCTGAACTGCTGCTGTCGTCCACGTGCCGATGCGTCTGCCTGACCGGAGCGTCCAGATCTGACAGATCCGCTGAGAAATCCTGCAGAAGATCATCAcataaatcaatcaatcaataaagacatgaatatagagttgttattattattattataaaagagTCTATATACCGGTGGCAGAGAGATGGGATGAGTCCTCAGACTCGGTAATGGAGTCTGACTGTTCTCCTGTAAAGCACAAGACTCATTTAATCCATTACAACTGAATccagaaaataaaaacattaaactaaAGCACTTACAACCAGATGAGGACAAACTGACATCAAAACCTTGTAAGTTGTGTCTCGAGACAGAAACGACACAAATGCATACTGCAAAATCAGAAGAACTGCTGttagaaaaacacatttcattTTCATGATGACATTTCTAAGCTATTAAGAAGTCTTTTACTCTTTCATGTGCAGTAGATATCACAAGCGCATTTGGCACCAGGATGgctgtttttgttttcttaatGACCGTCACAGATGTTACAGGAATCGCAAtctgaagaaaaacaaagacGATTTTAAATATAGCAAAAAACAGAATTCAGATTtcaataaaagtttattttcaccTTAGTGTCTCTCCCAAAAACTTTGGAATAAAAACAAATCCAGTTATCAGACACATAAAGTCTCCCCTGATAGAGAATATCTTTCTGTAAAGCACAAGTGTAACCTGCACAATAAACACAAAGACATTTCAAGTTTACACATTCTGTCATTCAATgtcaaatatttaaaagattattaAATCAATACTCTGTAGCAGCTCTTCTTCTTCTCTTATGTCTTTAAAAACTTTGTGGTATTGGGAATTTGTTCGTAGAAACtgaaatttaataaaacataattaatATTCAATTCAAACATACAGTAACTAAATCTTAGAGGAACTTATTTATCAGGATTCAATTAAATGAGGaaattttatataataataacatGAAACATGATGTGTGGTTGATATTGACGGCAGTCCTTGACTCTCTTGTAAATATTATTTCTTACTTAAACAAACAATCATATGACATTGATTTAATATCACTACTTCTCATCTGAGATGCTGGAGAGTGATTGACAAACCTGATATGACTGCGGTTTTCTGCGTTCACACTTTAATTCAGAGTCACTCTGGACTTGCAGAAGTAATAACGGATCTAAAGTCTTTGATCTGAAACAAACACATATGTGGTGATGAAACGTGTGTGATATTTAGTAAGCAGATTCATTATGAAGTTTACCTGACGAGGCTTTTTCCTCTCCTGACAGAGCTGTCAGTCTCAGCGTCCAGTGAAATGAAAGCGTCCGGCCTCGTCATACTGTTACCTTCCTCTTCTTCCTCGTTTTCATCATATTCCCTTCAGTTAAGTGATAGACAGTAACACAGTTTATAACAACACAATACCAgaaaattctgtttttattggatTATATAAAAATAGTAAGACATTAATATATGATTTTCTCCAACATCAGTTTAAAGTTAAAGCAGTTCAATAAAAGAAGTTGAGACACATCTCACATTACCTTGAAAAACACTTCAGCCTGTCGATGATGAGATCTTTATAACTCTTGTTTTTAACTATTTCATCTTCAGCTTGTCTGTAACATCTCGCCTGATGACTGATCTGAGCTAGTTTTAATTCGACCTGTATTCACTTACACACAACGTCACGCAGTAACGTTTAACCTGACCCGATCTCATTCTGTTAAGCTGAGGTTTAGTGTTACTGAAACAAGAGTCTCTCACCGCACACAATCTCTCATCCTAAAATAAAAACACCTTACAGCAACATGTGTTTCTGAAACTGTGTGAATATTTGCTGTTGTCTGGGATAAATTCACATTGTAATTGATTTGTGGTTCACCATCATGCTTTGTGTTTGCCAACAGACACAAGACAAAGTCCTTTAAGCTCAGATTATGCAACAAACCTGCACGATATTACACAATATTaggaatgttttattttttttttataaattaaccAGAATTCACAGCGCACTAAATGACATCAATAAAGTAATTCTGGtgtgttttgatgtgtttttgtgttaaaatgcatgAATTTACCGTAGTAAGTCATTCAGCTGTTGATGTGGTTGTACAGAACACATGGGTCGAACTGCATCCCTTTGGTTTTTACACTGAACTGAATCTTCAGAAGTGAAATGTTTGTCCATCAGAATGTTTCTGTGATCTTCGTCTGATCTCATCTGATCTTCTGCTGCTGCTGCCGGGAGGTTTTGACCCACGATCAGTCTGTTAATGAATAATATGCTGACTAATGGAGCTTCAGTAAGCAAACACAAATAAACATGTTCAATAGATATTGTTTGCTTGATGAAAGATTATATTTACACTGAATCTTACATTTGCCAAATGTTACAAAGGATAAACGGTTGATGTTATAATCACATACAAATGAAATCTGAAAGATATAGAAACCTTCAGTAAGTGTGGCCACAGGTTCAGGATTAATGTACTTCTTAATATTTGCACAGCTGTTTATTAAGACAAATTTGTTAATGACCTTTGAACTCTAACTGTGGGCTTTTAAACTCTTACATTCAAACCAactgtgaaaaatgtttagatttctTTTAGATTCCTGCTTAAAGTTTGATTAACACATCATATCTTTAACTGGAGCTCACAGGAGATCATCCTAAACTGGTTAccagtgtgtttttatttgtacagcACTAGTCAAATGATGTTTATTACTACTTAATTAAGACATGAATGATTGTGAACATGTTTGGGGTTTACtgcatacatttttgatatGAATAgggaaaaattattttataataatactgAAATGAAAGTTTGTAAGTTTAAGAGAGACATTGACGTAAGCTGATCTTTACCCTTGAAACTTTGCCTTGGCATTATAGTTATGTGAAAGGTTATGGAATGATATGTCTGTGTTTAGTAATGGAAAGATAttctttgcattttaaaaatgtcatgttttatttgtttaatgatAACAGCTCGTAAAGCTTGTTTAATTCATCTCTTGTATTAGACACTTTTCACACTCACTTATATAAGTTTTCTAACAACAAGCCCATTTTCTCAGTAGTCTTCAAAAAATTTGAGAATTATACTTTTTACCATTCATAGAAACTATAAAAACTGTTCACCTGTGCTGTGTCTTCAAAccctttaaataattcaaaggttTATTGGAataatctttaaatattttttccctCTTTGATTGCTCATCTGCGTGTTGTAGTATGTTTTTGTTGCTgaaagaataattaaaaaacaatgaaagtgTAATAAAATATGATCTGATAATAAATGTGTAATAACTAACGTCATCCGCGAGAGGTCGCGCGTGCTTCAGTGCGTCATCATCGAGCGACAGACAGATACGACCCATTATAAACTTCCACACCAAGACATTAGTAAATATTGTGAGTTTGGTGAGTGGTTATTAAATTTCTCTGCAGATATTACGAataataaactacatttaattCGCATTGCAGTCGTCATGATTATTACACTAACGTCACGATCATCTTTAATGTCAAAGAGTTTCAATGATCTTTGTACCCAATAACTATTTGTAACccatttcatattttatttaaagttttttcttttcctttgttTGATTAActattatatatatttgtttaattCCTTACACTTCTTTGTAGTTTTATATCTGGACTATGGCTGTTAACAATGCAATACGTCTGCCTGTGACAAATGTAACTTAGTTTATTTTATATGGTGCGAGCTTATTTTGTTGACAATCATATTTACTGTGTCTGATCTAACAAAACATTGagtttattaataaatatttaataatgtttGATCAGGTGACTTGTTTAAGTGACTCGATTCACTCATGTTTACATCATTTGACTTGATAATGTGTTTTAACATAAATGAgattcattgtagttttaaatgttttatcaggGTCACAGAACAGGACTGCTTTATATAAACAAGTGAACACAAAGAGTTAAACTGAATGTTGAAGATTTTTATGTGGTCATCTTCTTTAGTGTTTTGAGATGGAGTTGAATGTTCGAGATGAACTGGTGAAGGAGTTTCTGGAGTGCTCATCCAGAGGAGATCTGGAGAAGATTTCTTCAATGATGTCTCACTCCAGTGATCTGATAGATGAGAGAGGAGAGACGGGCTGGACCGCTTTAATGCTGGCGGCTCGACACGGACACTACGAGCTGACTAAACTCTTACTGTCCAAAGGGTGAGATACAGATCCTCACATTATATTCAGCTGAAGGAACAATCAGCACATCAACACAACATCTTTCTTCACTTGTTACAGGTGTGACACAACTGCAACAAACAGATCGGGTCAGACCGCCCGAGACGTGGCTCTGTTTTGGGGTCACAGACACATCGCCCGTTTGTTGGCCGGCGGCCGGGACGGTGTCGTTCATCACGTTCTGCCCGTGAGAGAGACGGATGAGGCAGATCTTTATTTTAACAGAGAGTTTCTCAACAGAATGAGCGAGAAGCGGACAGATTCAGAGTGGCTCGCTGCCAAGCGATCTTCTCCTCACACCGTTTACATCCTCTTTTATAATCTGAATCCTCTGGTCTCACCCCGAGCCGATGCCAACGAGGGTGAGCCTGATGTGAAACTGTGCAAACTCAAAGTGAcatctgtggaggagttgttaaAACAGAGTAATACTGTGCTTATTTTCTTGGGAACTGAGAAACAGGAGAGACGCCTGGAGACGGATGGAGACGGACTGATAGCCTGGTTTGCTCTCAACACTGAAGACGATCCTTCAAAACTCCTAAAAGCAAAACATCCAAACAGTTTCTTTCTGAAGGGCCCGATGCCTGGACTCCTGATGCTGAGTGACAACGATGCGGGTGAGATTCTCTGCTCATACATACAGTAGACACCAACGTATCATTCACCTTAGCAACCatccagaacaccctagcaacctcatAGATCTTCACACACACATGTGTAATAGTGATTTGTGCACGCAGGTGTCATCGCTCAAGCGCGGTCCGTCCTCGCGTGGCACAGCAGATACGGGTTCTGTCCGACATGTGGAAGCGACACTCGAGTAGAAGAGGGAGGTTACAAGAGGACCTGTTTGAGAGCAGTCTGTAAAAGTCTCCAGGGCATCCACAACACCTGCTATCCCAGAGTTGGCGAGTAAACGCTCAGTTAGTGCTCAGCCGGCGGTCTGGAAACCTGATCTCTCACACCCTTCTCTCTGCACCCCACAGATCCTGTCGTGATCATGTTAGTGATCCACCCCGACGGGAATCAATGCCTGCTGGGACGTAAGAAGAGTTTTCCTTCTGGAATGTTCTCGTGTCTCGCTGGCTTTATAGAAGCAGGTATCACAGTGAAATATCTCAACGCTTGAGTCACACTCTTATAAATGTCTGAATGTTTATAGCCGTGGATAAAATATCAAAGAGGTTTTAATATAACTGACTCCACATTCTGCTGTGACTTTAATGGATGTAAATGATGTGAGTCAGAATCTGCTAACATTTAACAAATATAAAGCGTCACACAGTATTTTATATTGTCTTGCATTAAATGTCACTTGTCACTAAATGctatattttatttagtttgagCTAATGCTGTGACATTTAGACATTTAAAACCAGAGGTGGACACTAcataagtatttttactttctacataaaagtacatttttaagtattcatattttatcagtgtttttctttagaAAACATACactccaaagcatattatcatcatttttactccactacattttattatttcaaggttttggttaatatttaaagagtaactaaaccccaaaccaactttttttagttaatgatctgtgagaatgatgctttattagtgctgttcattgattttagtaagttttttgacatttggatataaagtgtttcaatactacaatatatggtgtaaaaacgtctgagtgctgccctcttgaggttgaacggtggctactgcagttgaattttcctattggatgttgggtccaagaaatgactcgtg
This window encodes:
- the nudt12 gene encoding NAD-capped RNA hydrolase NUDT12, which translates into the protein MELNVRDELVKEFLECSSRGDLEKISSMMSHSSDLIDERGETGWTALMLAARHGHYELTKLLLSKGCDTTATNRSGQTARDVALFWGHRHIARLLAGGRDGVVHHVLPVRETDEADLYFNREFLNRMSEKRTDSEWLAAKRSSPHTVYILFYNLNPLVSPRADANEGEPDVKLCKLKVTSVEELLKQSNTVLIFLGTEKQERRLETDGDGLIAWFALNTEDDPSKLLKAKHPNSFFLKGPMPGLLMLSDNDAGVIAQARSVLAWHSRYGFCPTCGSDTRVEEGGYKRTCLRAVCKSLQGIHNTCYPRVDPVVIMLVIHPDGNQCLLGRKKSFPSGMFSCLAGFIEAGESVEAAVRREVQEESGVLVGQVQYQTCQAWPMPSCLMIGCHCVALTTDITVDKNEIEEARWFTRQQVINALVKDKHAVFNIPPKQAVAHYLIKHWIGFNSNL
- the gramd2b gene encoding GRAM domain-containing protein 2B isoform X2, giving the protein MTRPDAFISLDAETDSSVRRGKSLVRSKTLDPLLLLQVQSDSELKCERRKPQSYQFLRTNSQYHKVFKDIREEEELLQSYTCALQKDILYQGRLYVSDNWICFYSKVFGRDTKIAIPVTSVTVIKKTKTAILVPNALVISTAHERYAFVSFLSRDTTYKVLMSVCPHLVENSQTPLPSLRTHPISLPPDFSADLSDLDAPVRQTHRHVDDSSSSDSPESPEFDKSPHFPKRSKGFIEASKRDGDADSHAKQTDTNANLACKDDEVMSTLRPGSLSFNTLVLVYLSLVCVLLLSSCFMAFKIVSLEERLTSLVSMEFPHKGDEYQSLFAGDPKEIYSVISTSLLKLEKIHRNLQKLLETLSDV
- the gramd2b gene encoding GRAM domain-containing protein 2B isoform X1, yielding MRSDEDHRNILMDKHFTSEDSVQCKNQRDAVRPMCSVQPHQQLNDLLREYDENEEEEEGNSMTRPDAFISLDAETDSSVRRGKSLVRSKTLDPLLLLQVQSDSELKCERRKPQSYQFLRTNSQYHKVFKDIREEEELLQSYTCALQKDILYQGRLYVSDNWICFYSKVFGRDTKIAIPVTSVTVIKKTKTAILVPNALVISTAHERYAFVSFLSRDTTYKVLMSVCPHLVENSQTPLPSLRTHPISLPPDFSADLSDLDAPVRQTHRHVDDSSSSDSPESPEFDKSPHFPKRSKGFIEASKRDGDADSHAKQTDTNANLACKDDEVMSTLRPGSLSFNTLVLVYLSLVCVLLLSSCFMAFKIVSLEERLTSLVSMEFPHKGDEYQSLFAGDPKEIYSVISTSLLKLEKIHRNLQKLLETLSDV